The following coding sequences are from one Xiphophorus couchianus chromosome 22, X_couchianus-1.0, whole genome shotgun sequence window:
- the LOC114138312 gene encoding max-interacting protein 1-like: MVKYIRQDSSKLRSEEVLSESDASKEQQERFGEMSGCSFSDAFYSKCSAMDQIGTFMRNVQVLLEAASYIESAEKSNGKCEHGYASAYPETQIAHQQKHRKFKNRKMDNMHNRSAHNELEKNRRAHLRLCLERLKSLIPLGPDCSRHTTLGLLNKAKVHIKKLEEVDRRSQHQLETLEREQRHLQRQLSLLQSHGERERVRTDSLGSRMDSDRSESDREEIEVDVESTEFSHEEMDSVSTSGASDLDDHSSRQSSASDEGYSTCSLKLAFSA; encoded by the exons ATGGTAAAGTACATTCGACAGGATAGCAGCAAGCTGAGAAGCGAAGAGGTCCTGTCGGAGTCTGACGCGTCCAAGGAGCAGCAGGAGAGATTCGGAGAGATGTCCGGCTGTTCTTTCAGCGACGCTTTCTACTCCAAATGCTCCGCAATGGACCAGATCGGGACTTTCATGCGGAACGTGCAAGTGCTGCTGGAGGCGGCCAGTTACATTGAAAGCGCTGAGAAGAGCAACGGAA AATGTGAGCATGGTTATGCTTCAGCATACCCCGAAACACAGATTGCACATCAACAAAAACATCGCAAATTCAAGAACAGGAAAATGGACAATATGCACAACAG ATCAGCACACAATGAGCTGGAAAAGAACAG GCGAGCACATCTCCGCCTGTGTTTGGAGAGGTTGAAGTCACTCATCCCTCTGGGACCAGACTGCAGCCGGCACACCACACTGGGACTGCTCAACAAGGCCAAAGTACACATCAAG aaaCTTGAAGAGGTAGACCGAAGGAGTCAGCACCAACTGGAGACCTTAGAAAGGGAGCAGAGGCACCTACAGAGGCAGCTGTCTCTGCTGCAGTCTcatggagaaagagagagggtcCGCACAGACAGCCTTGGCTCCCGCATGGACTCGGACCGCTCAGAGTCTGACAGAG AGGAAATTGAAGTGGACGTGGAAAGCACTGAGTTCTCCCATGAAGAAATGGACAGTGTTAGCACCAGTGGTGCAAGCGACCTGGACGACCACAGCAGCCGGCAGAGCTCAGCCAGTGACGAGGGCTACTCCACCTGCAGTCTGAAACTTGCCTTCTCTGCTTAA
- the smndc1 gene encoding survival of motor neuron-related-splicing factor 30 has protein sequence MSEDLVKQLSSYKAQLQQVEVALSTDPDNEDLLKLQKDLQEVIDLTKDLLTSQPIDGASSTSGSESVPVKKSWKVGERCLATWSQDGQVYEAEIEELDRENGTAAVTFTEYGNAEVIPLQNLKVVEEGKRNEDDGGLKSKSRKEQIAEQREYKKKKAQKKVQRMKELEQEREEQKSKWQQFNNKAYSKNKKGQVKRSIFASPESVNGKVGVGTCGIADKPMTQYNDTSKYNVRHLMPQ, from the exons ATGTCGGAAGATTTGGTGAAACAGTTGAGCAGCTACAAAGCTCAGCTACAGCAAGTAGAAGTTGCCTTATCAACCGATCCAGATAATGAAGACCTCCTAAAACTTCAGAAGGACTTGCAG GAAGTCATCGATCTGACTAAAGATCTCCTGACTTCGCAACCCATTGATGGGGCTTCCAGCACCAGCGGCTCAGAGTCAGTGCCAGTGAAGAAAAGCTGGAAAGTGGGTGAACGATGTTTGGCAACGTGGAGCCAGGATGGCCA GGTGTATGAAGCTGAGATTGAGGAGTTAGACCGAGAGAATGGCACTGCGGCCGTTACGTTCACAGAGTACGGGAATGCTGAAGTGATTCCTCTGCAGAACCTCAAAGTCGTGGAGGAAGGGAAACGAAATGAGGATGACGGAGGtttaaagtcaaagtcaag AAAAGAGCAAATAGCGGAGCAGCGAGAGtataagaagaagaaagctCAGAAAAAGGTACAGAGGATGAAGGAGCTGGAGCAAGAGAGGGAGGAGCAGAAGTCTAAGTGGCAACAGTTCAACAACAAAGCTTACTCAAAGAACAAGAAAGGACAG GTAAAGAGAAGCATATTTGCATCGCCAGAAAGTGTAAATGGAAAGGTGGGAGTGGGAACATGTGGCATTGCAGACAAACCTATGACCCAGTATAATGACACATCCAAATACAATGTCAGACATCTGATGCCACAATGA
- the LOC114138311 gene encoding alpha-2A adrenergic receptor-like yields MGCLNLTSRNETLPGKQPFSVQTSVLLTTLVGMLILLTVFGNVMVVIAVITSRVLKAPQNLFLVSLACADILVSTLVMPFSLANELMGYWYFGTVWCEIHLALDVLFCTSSIVHLCAISLDRYWSVTKAIEYNLKRTPRRIKCTICLVWALAALISFPPLITMTKKEGGKDNPACKINEVKWYIIFSSIASFFAPCVIMIMVYVRIYQVAKKRTRASPGERQRENGNLENTQFDMDPGEKQEKEMDEPKDGEEVYRLDVEEEPSSSDGNENILCSLMKKRSGRTPKVTQVKSKETYTKAEDLSSARASKWKGRQYRERRFTFVLAVVVGVFVLCWFPFFFTYTLAAVCDMCCIPETLFKTFFWFGYCNSSLNPVIYTIFNKDFRKSFKKILCKRNTGGL; encoded by the coding sequence ATGGGCTGCCTCAACCTCACCAGCAGAAACGAGACTTTGCCTGGCAAGCAGCCCTTCTCGGTGCAGACCTCAGTGTTGCTCACCACCCTGGTGGGGATGCTCATTTTACTAACCGTGTTTGGCAACGTCATGGTAGTGATTGCTGTGATCACAAGCCGAGTCCTGAAGGCACCCCAGAACTTGTTTTTAGTCTCTCTGGCTTGCGCAGACATTCTGGTTTCCACCTTAGTGATGCCATTTTCCTTAGCAAACGAACTCATGGGTTACTGGTACTTTGGCACAGTGTGGTGTGAAATCCACCTGGCTTTGGATGTTCTCTTTTGCACTTCATCCATCGTTCACCTGTGCGCCATAAGCCTGGACAGGTACTGGTCTGTGACTAAAGCCATCGAGTATAACCTGAAGCGGACGCCCCGCAGGATTAAATGCACAATCTGCTTGGTTTGGGCGCTTGCAGCCTTGATTTCATTTCCCCCGCTCATCACAATGACAAAGAAGGAGGGAGGAAAGGACAACCCTGCATGCAAGATCAACGAGGTGAAATGGTATATCATATTCTCAAGCATTGCATCGTTCTTTGCACCCTGTGTCATCATGATTATGGTGTATGTCCGGATCTACCAGGTTGCCAAGAAAAGAACCAGAGCCTCACCGGGAGAACGGCAAAGAGAGAACGGCAATTTAGAGAACACCCAATTTGACATGGACCCCggagaaaagcaagaaaaagaaatggatgaGCCGAAAGATGGGGAAGAGGTCTACAGGCTAGATGTGGAGGAAGAGCCGTCCTCCTCTGATGGGAATGAAAACATCTTGTGTTCCCTGATGAAAAAGAGGAGCGGAAGAACACCCAAAGTGACTCAGGTGAAATCTAAAGAAACTTATACAAAGGCAGAGGACCTGTCCTCTGCGAGGGCGAGCAAGTGGAAGGGAAGGCAGTACAGAGAGAGGCGCTTCACCTTCGTCCTGGCTGTGGTCGTGGGAGTGTTTGTTCTTTGCTGGTTCCCCTTTTTTTTCACCTACACGCTTGCAGCAGTTTGTGACATGTGCTGCATCCCAGAGACGCTGTTCAAAACCTTCTTCTGGTTCGGTTACTGCAACAGCTCACTAAATCCGGTGATATACACTATATTCAATAAAGACTTCAGAAAATCATTCAAAAAAATCCTTTGCAAAAGAAACACAGGAGgtttgtaa
- the bnip4 gene encoding BCL2/adenovirus E1B 19 kDa protein-interacting protein 3: MSLQKDASSDESLQGSWVELHFSGTGSQGTSHRGSQEHIPTSSQEGDVEKMLLEAQHESGRSSSKGSSQCNSPLRSQTPLLLWRGSEGNSSQSDEDFQERRREVERLMKKNADWIWDWSSRPENSPPKEFLLKYPKHSTSLSIRNTSVMKKGGILSADFLKIFLPSLIISHILALGLGIFIGKRLTSHNTY, from the exons ATGTCGCTTCAAAAGGACGCTTCATCTGACGAGAGTTTGCAAG GTTCCTGGGTAGAGCTGCATTTCAGTGGAACTGGCTCCCAAGGTACCAGTCATCGAGGAAGTCAGGAGCACATTCCCACGTCCAGTCAGGAGGGGGACGTGGAGAAAATGCTCCTTGAAGCGCAACACGAGTCAGGCAGGAGCAGCTCCAAAGGAAGTTCCCAGTGCAACAG CCCACTCAGATCTCAGACTCCCCTTCTTCTGTGGAGAGGCTCAGAGGGAAACAGCTCTCAG TCAGACGAAGACTTTCAAGAGAGAAGACGTGAAGTGGAGAGACTGATGAAGAAAAATGCTGACTGGATATGGGACTGGTCCAGTCGGCCGGAGAACAGTCCGCCAAA GGAGTTCCTGCTGAAGTACCCCAAGCACTCGACCTCGCTCAGCATACGGAACACCAGTGTCATGAAGAAGGGCGGCATCCTCTCCGCTGACTTTCTGAAGATATTCCTTCCCTCGTTAATCATTTCTCACATTCTCGCTCTTGGCTTGGG gatATTTATTGGGAAGCGCCTAACTTCTCACAACACCTACTGA
- the LOC114137729 gene encoding serine/threonine-protein phosphatase 2A 55 kDa regulatory subunit B delta isoform: MAGVTGGNDFQWCFSQVKGAIDEDVAEADIISTVEFNYSGDLLATGDKGGRVVIFQHEQESKNRPHLRGEYNVYSTFQSHEPEFDYLKSLEIEEKINKIRWLPQQNAAHFLLSTNDKTIKLWKISERDKRAEGYNLKDEDGRLRDPFRITSLRVPVLMPMDLMVEASPRRIFANAHTYHINSISVNSDHETYLSADDLRINLWHLEITDRSFNIVDIKPANMEELTEVITAAECHPHQCNVFVYSSSKGTIRLCDMRAAALCDRHSKFFEEPEDPSSRSFFSEIISSISDVKFSHSGRYMMTRDYLSVKVWDLNMENRPVETYQVHEYLRSKLCSLYENDCIFDKFECCWNGSDSAIMTGSYNNFFRMFDRNTRRDITLEASRESSKPRATLKPRKVSTGGKRKKDEISVDSLDFNKKILHTAWHPKDNVIAVAATNNLYIFQDKIN, translated from the exons GAGTTACAGGAGGAAATGATTTCCAGTGGTGTTTCTCCCAAGTGAAAGGAGCCATAGATGAAGATGTTGCGGAAG ctgacaTAATCTCAACTGTTGAGTTCAACTATTCTGGAGATTTACTTGCAACTGGAGACAAGGGAGGGCGAGTAGTGATATTTCAACATGAACAAGAG TCTAAGAATCGTCCACACCTGCGTGGGGAGTACAACGTCTATAGCACTTTTCAGAGTCATGAGCCAGAATTTGACTATTTGAAAAGTTTAGAAATTgaggaaaaaattaataaaataagatgGCTACCCCAACAAAATGCTGCTCACTTTCTACTTTCAACAAACG ATAAAACTATCAAATTGTGGAAAATAAGCGAAAGAGATAAACGGGCAGAGGGTTACAACCTAAAAGATGAAGATGGGCGACTCAGAGATCCTTTTAGAATCACCTCTTTACGG gTACCTGTTCTGATGCCAATGGATCTCATGGTAGAAGCAAGCCCACGGAGGATCTTTGCAAATGCGCACACCTATCACATTAATTCCATTTCTGTAAATAGTGACCATGAAACTTACCTCTCTGCAGATGACCTAAGAATAAATCTATGGCACTTGGAAATCACAGACAGAAGTTTTA ATATAGTAGACATCAAGCCCGCCAATATGGAAGAACTGACAGAAGTAATCACAGCTGCTGAGTGCCATCCACACCAATGCAATGTATTTGTGTACAGCAGTAGCAAAGGCACCATCCGCCTGTGTGACATGCGAGCAGCGGCACTCTGCGATAGGCACTCAAAGT TCTTTGAGGAACCTGAGGATCCAAGCAGCCGATCCTTTTTCTCAGAGATCATCTCCTCCATCTCAGACGTGAAGTTCAGTCACAGCGGACGCTATATGATGACACGTGACTACCTCTCCGTCAAGGTTTGGGACCTCAACATGGAGAACAGACCAGTGGAGACGTATCAG gtCCATGAATACCTTCGCAGTAAGCTCTGCTCCTTGTATGAAAACGACTGCATCTTTGACAAGTTTGAGTGCTGCTGGAATGGCAGTGACAG TGCCATCATGACCGGCTCCTACAACAACTTCTTCCGAATGTTTGACCGCAACACCAGGCGGGACATTACACTGGAGGCGTCCCGGGAGAGCAGCAAACCACGGGCTACGCTCAAACCCCGCAAAGTGTCCACCGGCGGCAAGAGGAAGAAGGACGAGATCAGCGTGGACAGCCTGGACTTCAACAAGAAGATCCTCCACACTGCCTGGCACCCCAAAGATAACGTGATAGCTGTGGCAGCCACCAACAACTTGTACATTTTCCAGGACAaaatcaactaa